From Bacillus rossius redtenbacheri isolate Brsri chromosome 16, Brsri_v3, whole genome shotgun sequence, a single genomic window includes:
- the LOC134540179 gene encoding uncharacterized protein LOC134540179 isoform X2, translated as MLAKEMIWWITWSLWVGYMGIMIILAMVLVQEGVLMAWRSWTGRTITPVSSVDGSSTASQPAATDVLRTSSQVVTVRVMPRGGDSLFEAVSHQLRCAGTGAAASPRELRDWVARHVAEHLPQYRAQVLGSVGERYPGVGAQAAQVLRYLRDLRLPGFPPGGETLQAVADVLGVDVDVFPEGGARETVCSRQKDVATSLGLARRMLEDEEGVPRVHYDSVLTVTGAEDSQARQYSQDEDMAQDECSLLNTAFLSS; from the exons ATGCTGGCGAAAGAAATGATTTGGTGG ATCACCTGGTCGCTCTGGGTCGGGTATATGGGTATAATGATCATACTAGCCATGGTACTGGTCCAAGAAGGTGTGCTCATGGCGTGGAGAAGCTGGACCGGCCGAACAATCACGCCTGTCAGCAGTGTGGACGG TTCCTCGACCGCCAGCCAGCCAGCGGCGACGGACGTGCTCCGCACCAGCTCCCAGGTGGTGACGGTGCGCGTGATGCCCCGCGGAGGGGACTCCTTGTTCGAGGCGGTGTCGCACCAGCTGCGCTGCGCCGGGACGGGCGCCGCCGCGAGTCCCAGGGAGCTGCGGGACTGGGTGGCGCGCCACGTCGCCGAGCACCTACCGCAGTACCGCGCCCAGGTGCTGGGCTCGGTCGGCGAGCGGTACCCCGGCGTGGGTGCTCAAGCGGCCCAGGTGCTGCGCTACCTGCGGGACCTGCGGCTGCCCGGGTTCCCGCCCGGCGGGGAGACCCTGCAGGCAGTCGCTGACGTCCTGGGCGTCGACGTCGACGTCTTCCCCGAGGGCGGCGCCCGCGAGACCGTGTGCAGCCGCCAGAAGGACGTCGCCACATCGCTGGGCCTCGCGCGCAGGATGCTGGAGGACGAGGAGGGAGTCCCCAGGGTCCACTACGACAGCGTCCTGACGGTGACCGGCGCGGAGGACTCCCAGGCGCGACAGTACTCGCAGGACGAGGACATGGCGCAGGATGAGTGTTCTCTCCTCAACACGGCCTTCCTGAGCTCGTAG
- the LOC134540179 gene encoding uncharacterized protein LOC134540179 isoform X1, producing MQTVKLCRNAGERNDLITWSLWVGYMGIMIILAMVLVQEGVLMAWRSWTGRTITPVSSVDGSSTASQPAATDVLRTSSQVVTVRVMPRGGDSLFEAVSHQLRCAGTGAAASPRELRDWVARHVAEHLPQYRAQVLGSVGERYPGVGAQAAQVLRYLRDLRLPGFPPGGETLQAVADVLGVDVDVFPEGGARETVCSRQKDVATSLGLARRMLEDEEGVPRVHYDSVLTVTGAEDSQARQYSQDEDMAQDECSLLNTAFLSS from the exons ATGCAGACCGTCAAACTGTGCCGAAATGCTGGCGAAAGAAATGATTTG ATCACCTGGTCGCTCTGGGTCGGGTATATGGGTATAATGATCATACTAGCCATGGTACTGGTCCAAGAAGGTGTGCTCATGGCGTGGAGAAGCTGGACCGGCCGAACAATCACGCCTGTCAGCAGTGTGGACGG TTCCTCGACCGCCAGCCAGCCAGCGGCGACGGACGTGCTCCGCACCAGCTCCCAGGTGGTGACGGTGCGCGTGATGCCCCGCGGAGGGGACTCCTTGTTCGAGGCGGTGTCGCACCAGCTGCGCTGCGCCGGGACGGGCGCCGCCGCGAGTCCCAGGGAGCTGCGGGACTGGGTGGCGCGCCACGTCGCCGAGCACCTACCGCAGTACCGCGCCCAGGTGCTGGGCTCGGTCGGCGAGCGGTACCCCGGCGTGGGTGCTCAAGCGGCCCAGGTGCTGCGCTACCTGCGGGACCTGCGGCTGCCCGGGTTCCCGCCCGGCGGGGAGACCCTGCAGGCAGTCGCTGACGTCCTGGGCGTCGACGTCGACGTCTTCCCCGAGGGCGGCGCCCGCGAGACCGTGTGCAGCCGCCAGAAGGACGTCGCCACATCGCTGGGCCTCGCGCGCAGGATGCTGGAGGACGAGGAGGGAGTCCCCAGGGTCCACTACGACAGCGTCCTGACGGTGACCGGCGCGGAGGACTCCCAGGCGCGACAGTACTCGCAGGACGAGGACATGGCGCAGGATGAGTGTTCTCTCCTCAACACGGCCTTCCTGAGCTCGTAG